The DNA segment acacacacataagtaaaaaaaataaagattaaATAAATGATAGACGAGCCATGCCCAAGCCGTTCTCAGACTTGAAAACTTCTCACAAGCCGAGATAGAGCTCGAAACgaccgagctcgagcttgaaatgACTAAGCTCGAGATCTGTAAAGTTAAACGAGTTGAAATGATTTTTAGGGTTCATAGGTTGGAATTATACTCCTAACAAGAAAAGAATGGTAAGTTACCAAACAGTGACTTGATAGTTGGTCTCTTTGGTTTGGTTTTCTTCTTTTTCAGTTCAACTGCAACCATGAACAAATACAGGATTAGTCACCAGGATTTAATTTGGAAAAGAAGCAAGTGAAAAAAAGGATTGGCCACAAACTTAGGAAGATGATCTATTAGCAATATTACTTAGAAATGTATCATCCTTTATTCACTCCATGTAAGTTGTAATTCAAAGCTGAAATGACCTAAGTGCCATTTTCATCATTTCAAAATTATTGCTTGTATTGGTCATTAAAGGGTATTTTAGACACTTAACTAATATGCTATAACTATTAAAGAAACTGTTTTATTGATCATCAGGTTATAATCTCATATATATTAACATCATACCTAGAAACATGATTGAATATCAAAATATTAGAGCATATGATTATCTTACACTTCCATCTGTCTCATGGAATTTTCAACAATTTTACTTTTTAAACATCTTAGATTTCTCTTTTGTCAATACTTCACGCTAAAATTTTCAGTTTGCCTACTTTTTTCTAAATAAACTATATTCTTTTACAAACACTTTGTGTaaatatgattacaaaaatcatattattctaataataataataataatctaactttttaataaaaatgatttaGAAGGTTTTATACTTTTATGCATCAAAAAACTTTGGGCGACTTTCAACCCATTCCCTTTAAGCTATGGTTTTTTAGCAGTTTGACCAGTTATACATAAAACAAACCCAAATACTTGGATAATAGTAATGGCATGTAAAAACTAGACTTTAACCTACCCAATAATGATTATACAAGTGTGTGCATGAAAGagaacagagagagagagagagagggatacTCATTCCAGGGACTTGATAATCATTCACAATCTCAAAGTTCTTGTATGTGTAGCCAACAAAGTTAATATCCTTAGACGAGAGCATCTGCATATTAACACCAGAAATTCGCATAAAGAAAACACGGGAAAAAAAATTCAGATGAAGggaaatttttatattttaatttaaattatgGCCCAGATAATCAAAAAAGCATAAAATCTCACACATATcgactaaggggctgtttgtttagttcttaatgaggctcttaatggttcagacctcttactggttcagtacttaatggttcagagttcagactatttgtttcgcgagcagatgtctgaatggttcagacatttgcctctgaatggttaagtattatactaagtctgaatggttaagtcatctaatctgaattggtcagacatttgcctctggacgattaagcattatactggttcttaatggttcagacctcttactggttcagcacttaatggttcagacatcttactcgttcagcacttaaccattcagaagttgccaaacagcccttaACACAATAAGTTATAAAACACAAGTAAATGCCTAGATAACACAGTTTATATGGATTAACAATGTTACATTAAGAAAACATTGCAAGCAGTTAATGCAAAAGTTTTCACTATACACCCCCACATAAATTTAGATGTAAAAACGGCCGAGATAATAACTGTAATGAATAGAACAGAAATTTTACCCTTCTCCATGGTCCGGATCTTGATGAACTCTTGGTTTGGTGTTCTGACTGAAATATTTAAAGAAGGCCAAAAAAACAAAATACAGTAAGCTAAATATCATGCCTGCAAATCAATTAGacggaaaagaaaaaaaaaggaaaacaaaaacacctcttcaaatttttcaaaattctgagtatCCAATTCATCATTAACTTCTGGAATAAATGCAGCTTCCATTTGATATATTCTTTCCCAATCAATACCGTTAAACCAGGGATGAGCCTGAAACATAATATACAAATCAGTCGTGCTATTTAAAGCCTTTCTtactttaatattttttataaagttAATATACGACCGGCCATACAACACCTTTATTTCATCTGCGCCTTTTGAACCCAGCCTGTGGTTGACATTACAGAGCAGTCTGCTGATAAGATCTTTTGCTTCTAGAGAAAGCTGTGCTTCTTGTGGAAACTTCAAATGTGATTTCCAATGTACTATCTACAAACGTAACCCATAAGATTATCGTTATGTTTATAAGATAACATTATTTAACTGCAAAGATAAAACGAGTGACTACCTTCCTACAAGTTGACATCGGGTCATCGGAGTAGAAAGGTGGATATCCAACAAGCATTTCATACATGATAGCACCAAGAGACCACCTGAAGAAGCATAACAATCACATATCATCATTTATAATAACAATCACATATCATCATTTATTAACTACTAACCAGTCACATTCCAGTGAATAACCCTTCTTCAATAGAACCTCTGGAGCGATATAATCAGGAGTACCAACTGTCGAATAAGCCTACAATGTCCCCAATTTATAAGTTCAAAAAAAgaataattaacaaactaactACTAATTATGATACATAAAGAACATTAATAATAAAAGATGTTACTTACAAGTGTCCTCCTATTTTTCTGCCAATGCTGCAACTGTTCTTGTTGTGTGCGTTTTGGGGCAGCCGAATTCCCCTCGCCTGTTGAATTGGAGCCGTTATCCACCGTTGTAAAATCTTTTTCTTCTAATGTACTACAATCCAACGGTTTACACAATCCGAAATCTGATAATCTCAAATGCCCATATCTATCCAGTAGCAAATTATCAGGCTTGATATCTCTGTTGCAATCCAATATAGCAAATTAAGTCATATATATCattgaatgattaaacttaatgagaTATATTAATTATAGCATACCGATGCACATAATTATGTTTGTGTATGGATTCAATTGCTAAAACTGTTTCAGCAACATAAAATCTGGCTTCATCATCAGTTAACGTATCTTTCCTCATAAGTAACGTCATCATGTCTCCACCAGGTAGATATTCCATTATGAGATATAGATATTCGTTATCTTGGAATGAGCAGTAAAGCTTAACAATGCAATTGCTGTCCACCTCAGCAAGAAGATTCCTTTCAGCTCTCACATGCTCAACCTATAATGTATTTAGAAAATCAAAAGTTTGTATCGAGACTAAATGAAACAAATTGTCATTTCATGCTACGAAATCACGTACTTGACCTCTACGTAACATTTCTGATTTCTTAAGCTTTTTCATGGCGTATACAGTGCCTGTTGTCTTCTCCCTGCAAATTCTGACCTATAACATATGACATCCGTTAATCGTTTCAAATTTATACACAGGGGACATTTATGATGATCTCGTATTTACAAATATCTTAAAGAGTAACAAAACATGACAACAAGTTAACAACTGGAATGATACGAAAGAGAAACCGTTACCTCACCAAATGCTCCCTTTCCGATCATTGTGAGTAGCTCAAAATCATCAACTCCCATTTTGTGCCTTTGAAGGCGCATGTATTCGGTTTCCTTCTTCTCTAGAAATCTAAGCAAGTTGTTCTGATCTTCCTCTGAAACGTCACCATCagccaatttcttttcaagtagGATTCGCCTATTTAGTAAAAATCCACATGTTACCATTTTTCTACAAGATCCCATAAATTACAATTTTAAATAATACTTTAAGGTTTCTCAAGGAAagaacaaaacttattttctgaaCTTTCTTTGTTTGCATTCACTTCTTAGCTAAAAACATGCTTCTCTTGGGCTAATTAGCGGTTACCTTTAATGATTAGAAAGACTAATTTTCATGTTAGCTTTTTTCAATTCGTATTCATGTAATATTACGAACCAGATGTTTTTATGTTAATAAACAACCATAATTATTACGcaccgcttgcggtatgcgcatataatgtatatatgtgtgaaagtgcactaattttaacgttattttactaatttcgtgaaaataacgttaaaagctgaggacggttaatcatgcatcatgtggtggcgttgatagctgaaagacaaaagggtacatgcactaatcggtctttgtcccgattgctaagtgttatgtgcattatgtccaaagcttgatgcaaaactactatcgagccgggggtctcactggaagcagcctctctattcctacggggtggaggtaaggttgtctacatcttaccctacctttgctttgctattggtgggatttactgagtatgatgatgaaacaaccataattatataaaaatattagcAAGCACAATACATCCAAAGTTCCAAACAAATCGTTGAACCATGTAAATACCGTGTCTTAAATAAATGTCTTTGTTTAGTGCGGTTTACTAATATGCGCGTGTGAACGTGTGATTATCCCTCCCTCTTAACGCAGATATCTAAATCCATATAACATTATTAAGCACAAAGGTTACCGTTCTCTCCTCTCTTGCAAATTCTTCATTTGTTCCTTGTAATGGTTTTCGATATACTTCTTAGCTGCAGCAACCTTCTGCTTTGTTATATTCGAGACCTCTTCATCCATCTCCGGGCTATTTGAAACCTCACCGTCAGCCATTGACTCCCTCTTTTTAGTATTCGACCTCAACCGATCTCTTGGTTGAAACTTATGCAGCCAACTCCGCGCTGAATCCATCAATCTCCCTCAGCCCATAGAATTCATCATATCTCTGCCCTAGAAACCCAAAAATACGCAGCCGAATTCGGTTAACAGATTTCTGCAATCACAATTACAAAAACACATATTATATAACCCTACAAAAAGTAACTTAAGGTATGATGGTTTGGATAACACCTTTTCAAAAAGTCACAACCCTTCAAACTACATATTAAGGTATGATGGTTTGGATCATACATCTTCAAAAAGTCACAACCCTTCAAACTACTTTTATATGTATCATACCCTTACAAAAAGTCACAACCCATATATATGGTAACTTAAGACACCATGATTTAGATCACACATTTTCAAAAAGTCACAACCTTTCAAACTATATACATATAAGAAGTAATTAAGACACAATAATTTGGATCATACCTTTTCAAAATATAAGAAGTAATTAAAGACACAATAATTTGGATCATACCTCTTCAAAAAGACAACCCCTCAAACCACATTTAAATGCATCACACCTCTTCAAATATCACAACTTTTAATATAAAATTTACTAATCGACACACCCTTTAAAAATTTACCAATCGACACACCCTTTAACAataaaatatgtattttttaCCGAAAGGATGCGTTGTTTCCTTTTATTATTAAAGTGGTCTATTAAAAGACATGACTCTAATGCGTAAAACCGCCTGAAGTGGTATGTCATGAATGGTTCACACTGATAACAAAAACACGCAGCATCTTAAAGATACGGATCATGTATAGACAATAATCGTTAAATTCTTAAGTATcaaatgcaagaaatgcatgagTTAAAGAAAAAGAGTATTGCATCTAAATATTGTTTAATGAAAAGAGGATTACATAAATATTGTTTAAACGCAAACATTCATGTGAcggttatataaaaaaaaacttatattatCTCCGGCCGGAAAGTAACCGTCCCAACGTTTGGAAAAAAATCAACTAAACCGACACGCGAGTCGTAATATCGTACCGCTTCATGCTTTTATTTTTCTCCAGCGAAATCCTCAAATCCCATTTTGCATCTTACAATATTCTTACGatatataatatatttgtttTCGTGTTACTTTTTTTATGTTCTTAACTTTCTTTTTTATTTGTTACACTTAATTTCAAAGAAATGGTAAATTTAAATATTTTAAACTTAATATtgtctatatatattaataaccGTGGAGTGATAAACAaatatatgtttatttattttattttttatcattttatCACTGTACAAATTTTTTTGGGTTGTTTTtctcttataacttttaaaatacgATGTTTATAAAAATTTGAGTATGTTGTTGCGTTGTGCTTATTTTTTATACGTTTTGATATAGATTTACTTAAAAGAGAGTTGCGAATAGTAACGTACAATTGATCGAAACACAAACATGCATGTGATCAAAGTTGTCTCATGATTTGTTTCCAATCAGGGGTGATAAAGCAACAAAATAAAAGAACGTCTTAAATAACCTTATGAATTTTCGCATCTAATATAGTGATACTAAAACATTCATTATCAAcaacccgccgcaacgcgcgggttagaGTTAACTCGTTAAACAACATTAAGCAACATCAGTCGATTCACATACGCAATTATTAAATCTGTTAATACAAACTTTTAATTACCATAACAAAATGGATTCAAACTACTAAATAATGAGTATTCTAGGTTACAAGATCAAATAAAATTTCAACAACACATCGTAAAATCAAACTAAAACTAAACATGGATATAAAATTCATCAAAAACTTCAACAACTTACATTGACGAAATAAAATCGAACGGAAGAACGA comes from the Helianthus annuus cultivar XRQ/B chromosome 4, HanXRQr2.0-SUNRISE, whole genome shotgun sequence genome and includes:
- the LOC110936576 gene encoding serine/threonine-protein kinase tricorner, with the protein product MDSARSWLHKFQPRDRLRSNTKKRESMADGEVSNSPEMDEEVSNITKQKVAAAKKYIENHYKEQMKNLQERRERRILLEKKLADGDVSEEDQNNLLRFLEKKETEYMRLQRHKMGVDDFELLTMIGKGAFGEVRICREKTTGTVYAMKKLKKSEMLRRGQVEHVRAERNLLAEVDSNCIVKLYCSFQDNEYLYLIMEYLPGGDMMTLLMRKDTLTDDEARFYVAETVLAIESIHKHNYVHRDIKPDNLLLDRYGHLRLSDFGLCKPLDCSTLEEKDFTTVDNGSNSTGEGNSAAPKRTQQEQLQHWQKNRRTLAYSTVGTPDYIAPEVLLKKGYSLECDWWSLGAIMYEMLVGYPPFYSDDPMSTCRKIVHWKSHLKFPQEAQLSLEAKDLISRLLCNVNHRLGSKGADEIKAHPWFNGIDWERIYQMEAAFIPEVNDELDTQNFEKFEESEHQTKSSSRSGPWRRMLSSKDINFVGYTYKNFEIVNDYQVPGMIELKKKKTKPKRPTIKSLFEEEPGNDST